In Tamandua tetradactyla isolate mTamTet1 chromosome 7, mTamTet1.pri, whole genome shotgun sequence, the following are encoded in one genomic region:
- the GREM2 gene encoding gremlin-2, which yields MSWKLSLSLFLVAVLVKVTEARKNRPAGAIPSPYKDGSSNNSERWQHQIKEVLASSQEALVVTERKYLKSDWCKTQPLRQTVSEEGCRSRTVLNRFCYGQCNSFYIPRHVKKEEESFQSCAFCKPQRVTSVLVELECPGLDPPFRLKKIQKVKQCRCMSVNLSDSDKQ from the coding sequence aTGTCCTGGAAGCTCTCCCTGTCCTTGTTCTTGGTGGCCGTGCTGGTGAAGGTGACGGAGGCCCGGAAGAACCGCCCCGCAGGGGCCATCCCCTCTCCCTACAAGGACGGCAGCAGCAACAACTCGGAGAGATGGCAGCACCAGATCAAGGAAGTGCTGGCCTCCAGCCAGGAGGCCCTGGTGGTCACCGAGCGCAAGTACCTCAAGAGTGACTGGTGCAAGACGCAGCCGCTGCGGCAGACGGTGAGCGAGGAGGGCTGCCGTAGCCGCACGGTCCTCAACCGCTTCTGCTACGGCCAGTGCAACTCCTTCTACATCCCGCGGCAcgtgaagaaggaggaggagtccTTCCAGTCCTGCGCCTTCTGCAAGCCCCAGCGGGTCACCTCCGTGCTCGTGGAGCTCGAATGCCCCGGGCTGGACCCCCCCTTCCGACTCAAAAAAATCCAGAAGGTGAAGCAGTGCCGGTGCATGTCGGTGAACCTCAGCGACTCGGACAAGCAGTGA